One segment of Pseudomonas pohangensis DNA contains the following:
- a CDS encoding metal-dependent hydrolase yields the protein MPFTPLHMGPGLLIKALLQGSFSLLVFGWAQIVMDIQPLLVILSGAGHLHGFTHTYIGAALLAVFSAVSGKYLATFGLRLIGHREFLPISWLVAGISAAIGTFSHVLLDSVMHADVVPFWPLGAHNALLGLISINALQWVCLGSGLLGAILYFVLARLPTGK from the coding sequence ATGCCATTCACTCCGCTGCACATGGGCCCCGGCCTGCTGATCAAGGCACTGCTGCAGGGCAGTTTTTCCTTGCTGGTGTTCGGCTGGGCGCAGATCGTCATGGATATCCAGCCGCTGCTGGTGATCCTCAGCGGCGCGGGCCATCTGCACGGTTTCACCCATACCTATATCGGTGCGGCACTGCTGGCGGTGTTTTCGGCGGTCAGCGGCAAGTACCTGGCGACGTTCGGGTTGCGCCTGATCGGCCATCGCGAGTTCCTGCCGATCAGCTGGCTGGTGGCCGGTATATCGGCAGCCATCGGCACGTTCAGCCATGTGTTGCTGGACAGCGTGATGCACGCCGATGTCGTACCGTTCTGGCCGCTGGGTGCGCACAATGCACTGCTCGGGCTGATTTCCATCAATGCGCTGCAGTGGGTATGCCTGGGCAGCGGACTGTTGGGGGCAATTCTCTACTTTGTTCTGGCCCGTCTCCCGACCGGCAAGTAG
- a CDS encoding SDR family NAD(P)-dependent oxidoreductase, translating to MQFDNKVIWITGASSGIGEALARALLQQGARVILSGRRAQALQAVAAQAPERSLVLPFESTDYPALAEVVAQAWNWQGHIDCLINNAGISQRSLALDTNMEVYRTIMEVDYLAPVALTQLLLPRMVERGSGQLAVVSSVAGKVGAPLRTAYCGAKHAVIGYFEALRAEVEQAHGIAVSVILPGSVKTGVATNALGGDGQRRGRSDVNIDNGMSAAEAAQQIIAGLAAGQRTIEVVEGMEKMALQLRTADPERLFSITAAEGARLAQERAAHGSADIDPGNVQRLDS from the coding sequence ATGCAATTCGACAACAAAGTAATCTGGATTACCGGCGCCTCTTCAGGCATCGGCGAGGCACTGGCGCGGGCACTGCTGCAGCAAGGCGCCCGGGTGATTCTCTCGGGGCGGCGCGCCCAGGCCCTGCAGGCGGTTGCCGCGCAGGCTCCCGAACGCAGTCTGGTACTGCCTTTCGAGAGCACCGATTACCCCGCGCTGGCAGAGGTGGTGGCACAGGCCTGGAACTGGCAAGGGCACATCGACTGCCTGATCAACAACGCCGGCATCAGCCAGCGCAGCCTGGCGCTGGATACCAATATGGAGGTTTACCGCACGATCATGGAGGTCGACTATCTGGCACCCGTAGCGCTAACCCAGCTGCTACTGCCACGCATGGTCGAGCGCGGCAGCGGCCAGCTTGCCGTGGTCAGCTCGGTGGCCGGCAAGGTTGGCGCCCCGCTACGCACCGCCTACTGCGGCGCCAAACATGCGGTCATCGGCTACTTCGAGGCGCTGCGTGCCGAGGTCGAGCAGGCCCATGGCATCGCTGTCAGCGTGATTCTGCCCGGCTCGGTTAAAACCGGCGTGGCCACCAATGCGCTGGGCGGTGATGGCCAGCGGCGCGGCCGCTCGGATGTCAACATCGACAATGGCATGTCGGCCGCCGAAGCGGCACAACAGATCATCGCCGGCCTGGCTGCCGGGCAGCGCACCATTGAAGTGGTCGAAGGCATGGAAAAGATGGCGCTGCAATTGCGCACCGCCGATCCCGAGCGCTTGTTTAGCATCACCGCTGCCGAAGGCGCGCGGCTGGCCCAGGAGCGGGCAGCCCATGGCAGTGCCGACATCGATCCGGGTAACGTACAGCGGCTGGATAGCTGA
- the thiO gene encoding glycine oxidase ThiO, whose protein sequence is MEMPIVIVGGGIMGALSAWMLASAQKPVVLLEQGALGQESSWAGGGIVSPLYPWRYSPAVTALAHWSQHFYPALAGQLLKQTGIDPEVHATGLYWLDLEDEALALDWARRLDYPLQQVDIAQARAAVPALAAGFEHALHMPGLASVRNPRLLKALHAALLQLPNVSLRENCVVSGFIIEDGRVAGVQTAQGDLRAEQVVLAAGAWSGELLKTLGLTLPVQPVKGQMILYQCARDFLPAMVLGKGRYAIPRRDGLVLIGSTLEHAGFDKTPTAEALSSLKASAEELLPALAEAEVVGHWAGLRPGSPEGIPFIGELAEFPGLWLNCGHYRNGLVLAPASCELLKNLLLDEAPVIDANPYAPSGRMHEALPS, encoded by the coding sequence ATGGAAATGCCAATTGTGATCGTGGGCGGTGGGATCATGGGCGCGCTGAGTGCCTGGATGCTGGCGTCTGCACAAAAACCGGTGGTTTTGCTTGAGCAGGGCGCGCTTGGCCAGGAATCTTCCTGGGCCGGTGGCGGCATAGTTTCGCCACTCTATCCGTGGCGCTACAGCCCGGCGGTGACAGCGCTGGCGCACTGGTCACAGCACTTTTATCCCGCTCTTGCCGGACAGTTGCTGAAGCAGACCGGAATCGACCCCGAGGTTCATGCCACGGGGCTCTACTGGCTGGATCTCGAAGACGAAGCACTCGCGCTGGACTGGGCGCGCAGGCTGGATTATCCGCTGCAACAGGTAGACATAGCGCAAGCGCGTGCGGCGGTACCGGCCCTGGCTGCCGGGTTTGAGCACGCGCTGCATATGCCGGGACTGGCCAGCGTACGCAACCCGCGACTGCTCAAAGCGCTGCATGCGGCGTTGCTGCAACTGCCGAATGTCAGCCTGCGGGAAAACTGCGTGGTCAGCGGTTTCATCATCGAGGACGGACGCGTTGCCGGCGTGCAAACCGCGCAGGGCGACCTACGTGCCGAACAGGTGGTCCTGGCAGCCGGTGCCTGGAGCGGCGAATTGCTCAAGACCCTTGGTCTCACGCTGCCCGTGCAGCCGGTCAAGGGGCAGATGATTCTCTACCAGTGTGCGCGGGACTTTCTGCCGGCAATGGTGCTTGGCAAAGGCCGTTACGCCATTCCACGACGCGATGGTCTGGTGCTGATTGGCAGCACGCTGGAGCATGCCGGTTTTGACAAGACGCCCACAGCAGAGGCACTGAGCAGCCTGAAGGCATCTGCCGAGGAGTTGCTGCCAGCCCTGGCAGAAGCCGAAGTAGTCGGTCATTGGGCCGGCTTGCGTCCGGGTTCGCCCGAAGGCATTCCGTTTATCGGCGAACTGGCAGAGTTTCCCGGACTCTGGCTGAACTGCGGTCACTATCGCAACGGTCTGGTGCTGGCACCGGCCTCCTGCGAACTGTTGAAGAACCTGCTGCTGGACGAAGCGCCGGTGATAGATGCCAACCCCTATGCCCCTTCCGGACGCATGCATGAGGCGTTACCAAGCTAA
- the pepN gene encoding aminopeptidase N, producing MRTEQPKVIHLKDYQAPDYLIDETHLTFELFEDHTLVHAQLVMRRNPQLGMDLPPLVLDGQQLELLSLSLDDHLLTPAEYQLDDSQLTLQPPHSEFVIDSSVRIHPESNTALEGLYKSGSMFCTQCEAEGFRKITYYLDRPDVMSKFTTTVMAEQQRYPILLSNGNPLASGADDQGRHWATWEDPFMKPAYLFALVAGDLWCVEDSFTTMHQREVALRIYVEPENIDKVQHAMDSLKKSMKWDEEVYGREYDLDIFMIVAVNDFNMGAMENKGLNIFNSSCVLAHAETATDAAHQRVEAVVAHEYFHNWSGNRVTCRDWFQLSLKEGFTVFRDSQFSADMNSATVKRIEDVAYLRTHQFAEDAGPMAHPVRPDSFIEISNFYTLTIYEKGSEVLRMIHTLLGAEAFRQGSDLYFERHDGQAVTCDDFVKAMEDASGSDLTQFKRWYSQAGTPRLSVSDSHDAQAGTYTLTFKQSCPATPGQSEKLPFVIPVELGLLDSKGQPLALRLQGEAQATGDNRVLSVTEAEQSFTFVDVAEKPLPSLLRGFSAPVKLSFPYSRDQLMFLMQHDSDGFNRWEAGQQLAVQVLQELVGQQQRGVAMAMDERLVKALCSVLNNEQLDPAMVAEMLSLPSEAYLTEISEEADVEAIHAAREFARKRLADDLFEPLWQRYQDARVQSRKQAYVAEASHFARRALQNMALSYLMLTEKPKVLTACLEQYEACDNMTERLTALAVLVNSPFEAEKAATLANFAERFKDNPLVMDQWFSVQAASTLPGGLERVQALMQHPAFTLKNPNKVRALIGAFAGQNLINFHRADGSGYRFLADLVIQLNALNPQIASRQLSPLTRWSKYAPERRQMMRNELERILASGELSSDVYEVVSKSLV from the coding sequence ATGCGTACCGAACAACCCAAAGTCATTCACCTCAAGGACTACCAGGCCCCTGACTACCTGATTGACGAGACGCATCTGACCTTTGAGTTGTTCGAGGATCACACCTTGGTGCATGCCCAGCTGGTGATGCGCCGCAACCCGCAACTGGGCATGGATTTGCCGCCGCTGGTACTCGATGGTCAGCAGCTGGAGCTGCTCTCGCTGAGCCTGGATGACCATCTGCTGACGCCGGCCGAGTATCAGCTCGACGACAGCCAGCTTACCCTGCAGCCGCCGCACAGCGAGTTCGTCATCGACAGCAGCGTGCGCATCCATCCGGAAAGCAATACCGCGCTGGAAGGCCTGTACAAGTCCGGCAGCATGTTCTGCACCCAGTGCGAGGCCGAAGGCTTCCGCAAGATCACCTACTACCTCGACCGTCCCGATGTGATGAGCAAGTTCACCACCACGGTGATGGCCGAGCAGCAGCGCTACCCGATCCTGCTGTCCAACGGCAACCCGCTGGCCAGCGGTGCAGACGACCAGGGCCGCCACTGGGCGACCTGGGAAGATCCGTTCATGAAACCGGCCTACCTGTTCGCGCTGGTTGCCGGTGACCTGTGGTGCGTCGAGGACAGCTTCACCACCATGCACCAGCGCGAGGTGGCGCTGCGCATTTATGTCGAGCCGGAAAACATCGACAAGGTGCAGCACGCCATGGACAGCCTGAAGAAGTCGATGAAGTGGGACGAGGAGGTCTACGGCCGCGAATACGACCTGGACATCTTCATGATCGTCGCGGTCAACGACTTCAACATGGGTGCCATGGAAAACAAGGGCCTGAACATCTTCAACTCCAGCTGCGTGCTGGCCCATGCCGAAACCGCCACCGATGCCGCTCACCAGCGCGTCGAGGCGGTGGTGGCGCATGAGTATTTCCACAACTGGTCGGGCAACCGCGTGACTTGCCGCGACTGGTTCCAGCTGTCGCTCAAGGAAGGCTTCACGGTATTCCGTGATTCCCAGTTCAGCGCCGACATGAACTCGGCCACGGTCAAGCGCATCGAGGACGTGGCCTACCTGCGCACCCACCAGTTCGCCGAAGACGCCGGCCCCATGGCCCATCCGGTTCGCCCGGATTCGTTCATCGAGATTTCCAACTTCTACACCCTGACCATCTACGAGAAGGGCTCGGAAGTACTGCGCATGATCCACACCCTGCTCGGCGCCGAAGCCTTCCGCCAGGGCAGCGACCTGTACTTCGAACGCCACGACGGCCAGGCCGTGACCTGCGACGATTTCGTCAAGGCCATGGAAGACGCCAGCGGCAGCGACCTGACCCAGTTCAAGCGCTGGTACAGCCAGGCCGGCACACCGCGCCTGAGTGTCAGCGACAGCCACGATGCCCAGGCCGGCACCTATACCCTGACCTTCAAGCAAAGCTGCCCGGCCACGCCGGGGCAGAGCGAGAAACTGCCGTTCGTGATTCCGGTCGAACTGGGCCTGCTCGACAGCAAGGGCCAGCCACTGGCGCTGCGCCTGCAGGGCGAAGCACAGGCGACTGGCGACAACCGCGTGCTGTCGGTCACCGAGGCCGAGCAGTCGTTCACCTTCGTTGATGTTGCCGAAAAGCCGCTGCCGTCGCTGCTGCGCGGGTTCTCCGCGCCGGTAAAACTCAGCTTCCCCTACAGCCGCGACCAGCTGATGTTCCTCATGCAGCACGACAGCGACGGCTTCAACCGCTGGGAAGCCGGCCAGCAGCTGGCCGTGCAGGTGTTGCAGGAGCTGGTCGGGCAGCAGCAACGCGGCGTGGCCATGGCGATGGACGAGCGGTTGGTCAAGGCGCTGTGCAGCGTACTCAACAACGAGCAGCTCGATCCGGCCATGGTTGCCGAAATGCTCAGCCTGCCCAGCGAAGCCTACCTCACCGAGATCAGCGAGGAGGCTGATGTCGAGGCGATCCACGCTGCCCGCGAGTTTGCCCGCAAGCGTCTGGCCGATGACCTGTTCGAGCCGCTCTGGCAGCGCTATCAGGATGCCCGCGTGCAGTCGCGCAAGCAGGCCTATGTCGCCGAAGCCAGCCACTTCGCCCGCCGCGCCCTGCAGAACATGGCGCTGTCCTACCTGATGCTCACGGAAAAGCCCAAGGTGCTGACCGCCTGCCTGGAACAGTACGAAGCCTGCGACAACATGACCGAGCGCCTGACCGCGCTGGCCGTGCTGGTCAACTCGCCGTTCGAGGCCGAGAAGGCCGCCACCCTGGCCAACTTTGCCGAACGCTTCAAGGACAACCCGCTGGTCATGGACCAGTGGTTCAGCGTACAGGCCGCCAGCACCTTGCCGGGCGGGCTGGAGCGCGTGCAGGCCCTCATGCAGCACCCGGCCTTCACCCTGAAGAACCCGAACAAGGTGCGTGCCCTGATCGGCGCCTTCGCCGGGCAGAACCTGATCAACTTCCACCGCGCCGACGGCAGCGGCTACCGCTTCCTCGCCGACCTGGTGATCCAGCTCAACGCCCTCAACCCGCAAATCGCCTCACGCCAGCTGTCCCCACTGACGCGCTGGAGCAAATACGCCCCGGAGCGGCGCCAGATGATGCGCAACGAGCTGGAGCGGATTCTCGCCAGCGGCGAGTTGTCGAGTGATGTGTATGAGGTGGTGAGCAAGAGTTTGGTTTGA
- a CDS encoding MFS transporter, with amino-acid sequence MNDLSTTQDSNRRGIFSWMLFDWAAQPFFTVVLTFIFGPYFVSRLVDDPVSGQAAWGYTVTISGFLIALLSPVLGSIADASGARKKWIGFFAIIQISALGLLWFAVPGASLVLPMLCIVMATIAAEFSIVFNDSMLPRLVSQREIGRVSNMAWGLGYIGGLLVLFIVLLFLAGSPGTGKTLIGVAPWFGLDPALGEDARATGPLSAIWYLLFIIPMFLFTPDTQSNLPLKSAVKAGLHELASTLRQFRQRSAVFKFLLARMVYQDGVNGLLALGGVFAAGLFGWETIEMGVYGILLLVASIFGCYFAGKIDSRLGSKTVVIISLVVLIFATLGIVSTGQGFTLFGAMNLPVQDNGGLFGTASEKVYILFGLFIGLVFGPVQASSRSYLARSVSTEEAGRFFGLYALSGRATSFLAPMTVASLTILTDSARIGMCALIVFLVVGFLILLVAPYPAIDKAEQAV; translated from the coding sequence TTGAACGACTTATCAACGACTCAAGACAGCAACAGGCGCGGCATTTTCAGCTGGATGCTATTCGACTGGGCCGCTCAGCCCTTTTTCACCGTGGTACTGACCTTCATCTTTGGCCCCTATTTCGTTTCTCGCCTGGTCGATGACCCGGTATCCGGGCAGGCCGCCTGGGGTTACACCGTGACCATTTCCGGTTTTCTGATTGCTCTGCTCTCGCCTGTTCTGGGTTCGATTGCAGACGCTTCCGGCGCGCGAAAAAAATGGATCGGCTTTTTCGCCATCATTCAGATTTCAGCACTGGGCCTGCTCTGGTTTGCCGTCCCCGGCGCGTCGCTTGTCCTGCCAATGCTGTGCATTGTCATGGCCACCATCGCCGCCGAATTTTCGATTGTCTTCAATGACTCCATGCTGCCGCGTCTGGTCAGCCAACGAGAAATCGGGCGGGTTTCCAACATGGCATGGGGCCTGGGTTACATCGGCGGATTGCTGGTGTTATTCATCGTCTTGCTGTTTCTGGCGGGTAGCCCGGGCACCGGCAAAACCCTGATCGGTGTTGCGCCATGGTTCGGCCTGGACCCCGCTCTCGGTGAAGACGCCCGCGCGACCGGCCCGCTCTCGGCCATCTGGTATCTGCTTTTCATTATCCCCATGTTCCTGTTCACGCCGGATACGCAAAGCAACTTGCCCCTGAAGAGCGCGGTAAAGGCCGGACTCCATGAACTGGCCAGCACGCTCAGGCAATTCAGGCAGCGCAGCGCGGTATTCAAGTTTCTGCTGGCACGCATGGTCTACCAGGACGGCGTGAACGGCTTGCTGGCATTGGGCGGGGTATTCGCGGCTGGCCTGTTTGGCTGGGAAACGATAGAAATGGGCGTCTACGGCATCCTGCTGCTGGTCGCATCGATCTTTGGTTGCTACTTTGCCGGGAAAATCGACAGCCGACTGGGCTCGAAAACAGTGGTGATCATCAGTCTGGTTGTGCTGATTTTTGCCACCTTGGGCATCGTTTCAACCGGCCAGGGTTTCACCCTGTTTGGTGCCATGAACCTTCCCGTCCAGGACAACGGCGGCCTGTTCGGCACGGCCTCGGAAAAGGTGTACATCCTCTTCGGCTTGTTCATCGGCCTGGTGTTCGGCCCGGTGCAGGCCTCATCCCGATCGTATCTGGCGCGCAGCGTGAGCACAGAGGAAGCCGGTCGTTTCTTTGGTTTGTATGCGCTCTCCGGCCGGGCGACATCCTTCCTGGCGCCGATGACGGTGGCCAGCCTCACCATATTGACCGATTCGGCGCGCATCGGTATGTGTGCGCTGATTGTGTTCCTGGTGGTGGGATTTCTGATTCTGCTGGTTGCACCCTATCCGGCTATTGATAAGGCGGAACAGGCAGTCTGA
- a CDS encoding transcriptional regulator: MNPKKFSRIAESLRQYRRAELRDFMDEIGENAVDTLYVDPLPGDAVLTSVLSSNTTFLLGRKGTGKSTVFARAQSELRKKQNIISIYVDVKSLYDTMQASDVVSGVVGDVTIDPGIFRAHLLRKSFLGSSLAEILKEIDKTSEAMSLWDKWRGHRKPYSELRKNIEALQSRLKDVKLDSQELPVLQQITTKWKARAQKETGKTQSAGVKVEAGGMPANVGVNFSGHASLSDFDKSLDDNEVYNEYSDVVLRSFPFDSIISEIKELVEECGLARLVIFFDDFSELSLVDQRLFVDIVLAPLNNSSNESIKLKIAGYPGRVYFGKIDPGKVDTVSLDFSSLYEASEVQTMEHAATDYASRLMRSRFEAFGEDVNDYFDDSISIEQHMRLLFETTFNVPRLMGILLHVCYLDRVSKGQKITAASLRLAARKHYENTIVKYFDRLNRYALEPFENKLDRHNQSELIKTITQEAKRVRSGISSGTVGGTYFKGVSNPPISHFIVSPELSVIFQSLEANFLLSRYKETRDKNGKPVVVYAMFYGLSEAERIAWGYPSGREYRNYFVQRCFDFSSAIHEFLSQKQTIRCGSCFTCFPLDQKPSIELYKWRCPECSDGHCSIVDLADDFAQEVSKLSNQKALDPVELDILTALHDEDEEMRASEISALIDVTYQLVGKRTSKLSDIGLVKKERKLIDGKMRSQITDRANNNYFGE; this comes from the coding sequence ATGAATCCAAAAAAATTCTCCCGCATAGCGGAATCACTTCGGCAGTATCGGCGAGCAGAGCTTCGCGATTTTATGGACGAGATTGGCGAAAACGCGGTTGATACCTTGTATGTCGATCCCTTGCCAGGTGATGCGGTACTGACATCCGTTCTTTCGAGCAACACCACATTTTTACTCGGAAGGAAAGGCACAGGGAAAAGCACGGTATTTGCTCGCGCTCAGAGTGAGTTGAGAAAAAAGCAGAACATCATTTCCATCTATGTTGATGTGAAGAGCCTCTATGACACCATGCAGGCCTCGGATGTTGTATCTGGTGTGGTTGGGGATGTGACGATAGACCCGGGTATTTTCCGTGCTCATTTGCTAAGAAAATCATTCCTTGGGTCGTCGTTGGCCGAAATACTCAAAGAAATTGACAAGACTTCAGAAGCAATGTCGCTCTGGGATAAGTGGCGTGGACACAGAAAGCCATATTCTGAATTGCGGAAAAATATCGAGGCACTTCAATCCCGATTGAAGGACGTGAAACTGGATAGTCAAGAATTGCCTGTCCTCCAGCAAATCACTACTAAGTGGAAAGCAAGGGCTCAAAAAGAGACTGGTAAAACACAGAGTGCCGGCGTGAAGGTTGAAGCTGGGGGCATGCCGGCCAACGTTGGAGTTAATTTTTCTGGACATGCTTCCTTAAGTGATTTTGATAAATCGTTAGACGATAACGAGGTATACAACGAATATTCAGATGTTGTTCTGAGATCCTTCCCGTTTGATTCCATCATTTCGGAGATAAAGGAACTTGTCGAAGAGTGTGGTTTAGCGCGGCTTGTAATTTTCTTCGATGATTTTTCAGAGTTGAGCTTAGTTGATCAGCGCCTTTTCGTGGATATTGTTCTGGCACCTCTTAATAATTCTAGTAACGAATCAATCAAATTAAAGATTGCAGGATATCCGGGTCGTGTATATTTCGGAAAAATTGACCCAGGTAAGGTTGATACTGTATCTCTAGATTTTTCATCCCTATACGAAGCGTCAGAAGTCCAAACAATGGAACACGCTGCAACTGATTACGCTAGTCGTTTGATGCGTTCGCGTTTTGAGGCATTTGGTGAAGATGTAAACGATTATTTTGATGATTCGATTTCAATCGAACAACATATGCGTCTCCTTTTCGAGACAACATTCAATGTCCCTCGTCTTATGGGAATACTATTGCATGTTTGTTATTTGGATAGGGTTTCTAAGGGGCAGAAAATTACAGCTGCATCGTTACGGTTGGCCGCTCGAAAGCATTATGAAAACACAATTGTAAAATACTTTGATCGCTTAAATAGATATGCACTTGAGCCGTTTGAAAATAAACTTGACAGGCATAATCAAAGCGAGCTTATAAAGACCATAACCCAAGAGGCCAAGAGAGTCAGAAGTGGAATTTCCTCTGGGACAGTTGGCGGGACATATTTTAAGGGCGTTTCCAATCCTCCGATAAGTCACTTCATCGTTTCACCAGAACTTTCCGTTATTTTTCAATCATTGGAAGCTAACTTTTTGCTGTCACGTTACAAGGAAACACGTGATAAAAATGGTAAGCCAGTAGTTGTTTATGCGATGTTTTACGGACTTTCGGAGGCCGAGAGAATAGCTTGGGGTTACCCATCAGGGCGTGAGTATCGGAATTACTTTGTACAAAGGTGTTTCGACTTTTCTTCAGCGATTCACGAATTTCTATCGCAGAAGCAAACCATTAGATGTGGTAGTTGTTTTACTTGCTTCCCTTTAGACCAAAAGCCGAGTATTGAACTATATAAATGGCGGTGTCCGGAGTGTTCAGATGGTCACTGTTCGATTGTTGATCTTGCTGATGATTTCGCTCAAGAGGTAAGCAAACTTTCAAATCAGAAGGCGCTGGATCCGGTTGAGCTAGACATCCTTACAGCATTACATGATGAAGACGAAGAAATGAGGGCAAGCGAAATTTCTGCGCTTATTGACGTAACCTATCAATTGGTTGGAAAAAGAACGTCCAAACTTAGTGATATTGGTCTTGTAAAGAAGGAACGTAAGCTGATTGATGGGAAAATGAGAAGCCAAATAACCGACCGTGCCAATAATAACTATTTTGGGGAGTAG
- a CDS encoding DUF2855 family protein, whose protein sequence is MQSLWVNKTDLANAKWQQSDTPQPGAGQILLQIEKYALTANNITYAVIGDGFGYWNFFPTAEAGWGIVPVWGFARVVASQHADIKVGERVYGYLPMASHLLVTPGHVSAAGFVDSTEHRKALAIIYNQYNRLGTAAGKGEDERALYQPLFTTSFLIEDVMHQADWHGAQAMLLTSASSKTALALALVTKNLSPQIKRIGLTSAGNIDFVRETGLYDQVLTYDQLADADATLPTVSVDFAGNGKLLAAIHGHWQDNLKFSSLVGATHIDARKGARDLPGPKPILFFAPSAAEALLKQIGPAEFRTRVDAQFNAFVAAVAGHLGVEHLTGEQALKSAYLEMLGNQVAPNRGLICQIG, encoded by the coding sequence ATGCAAAGCCTTTGGGTAAACAAGACCGATCTGGCCAACGCAAAATGGCAGCAGAGCGACACCCCGCAACCGGGCGCAGGGCAGATTCTGCTGCAAATCGAAAAGTACGCACTGACCGCCAACAACATCACCTATGCGGTGATCGGCGATGGCTTCGGCTACTGGAACTTCTTCCCCACCGCTGAAGCCGGCTGGGGCATCGTGCCGGTGTGGGGCTTTGCCCGTGTGGTGGCCTCGCAGCATGCCGATATCAAGGTGGGCGAACGGGTCTACGGCTATCTGCCGATGGCCAGCCACTTGCTGGTCACGCCGGGGCATGTCAGCGCGGCCGGGTTTGTCGACAGCACCGAACACCGCAAGGCACTGGCGATCATTTACAACCAGTACAACCGGCTGGGCACCGCTGCTGGTAAGGGCGAGGACGAACGTGCGCTGTATCAGCCGCTGTTCACCACCAGCTTCCTGATTGAAGACGTCATGCACCAGGCCGACTGGCATGGCGCGCAGGCGATGCTGCTGACCAGCGCCTCCTCCAAGACCGCCCTCGCCCTGGCGCTGGTAACCAAGAACCTCAGCCCGCAGATCAAACGCATCGGCCTGACCTCAGCCGGCAACATCGACTTCGTGCGCGAAACCGGCCTGTACGACCAGGTGCTGACCTATGACCAGCTGGCCGACGCCGATGCCACGCTGCCCACCGTGTCAGTGGACTTTGCCGGCAACGGCAAGCTGCTCGCGGCGATTCATGGTCATTGGCAGGACAACCTGAAATTCAGCTCGCTGGTCGGCGCCACCCATATCGATGCACGCAAAGGCGCCCGCGACCTGCCCGGCCCGAAACCCATCCTGTTCTTCGCGCCAAGCGCAGCGGAAGCCCTGCTCAAGCAGATCGGCCCGGCAGAATTCCGCACGCGGGTGGATGCCCAGTTCAACGCCTTCGTCGCCGCCGTTGCCGGCCACCTGGGCGTAGAGCACCTGACAGGCGAGCAGGCGCTGAAGAGTGCCTATCTGGAGATGCTCGGCAACCAGGTAGCGCCCAATCGCGGGCTGATCTGTCAGATCGGGTAA
- a CDS encoding tellurite resistance/C4-dicarboxylate transporter family protein, which translates to MSGNWLDKNIRNLHPVYFSLVMATGIVSIAAKLEGFVFFSQILLWLNVAFYLGLWLAYGTRLFKFFDEFKADCFCFNRSVGFFTVIAGSCVLGSQFNIVANDIRIATYLWCFALVLFPLIFYGIFTCLTISTAKPGLEEGINGGWLVAVVACQGLSLLGSQIASQFAHPDIVIFIATTTWMAGGILYVSLISLIFYRSVFLPMTPQEYTSPYWINMGAVAISTLAGTQLVLHGSHVEFVADLLPFIKGLTLLFWATAFAWLPQLIALNCWRFLYKKHPFRYSPMDWGMVFPLGMFTVCTIMLAKVLDLSWLLRIPEYFIYIAILAWCFTLFRFIHSSMVTRKQVPAEDGK; encoded by the coding sequence ATGTCTGGAAACTGGCTGGATAAAAACATCAGGAATTTGCACCCGGTGTATTTCTCTCTGGTGATGGCAACCGGGATTGTTTCGATTGCCGCCAAACTCGAGGGCTTTGTTTTCTTCAGTCAAATTCTGCTCTGGCTGAATGTCGCCTTTTATCTGGGCCTCTGGCTTGCCTATGGCACCCGGCTGTTCAAGTTCTTTGACGAGTTCAAGGCCGACTGTTTTTGCTTCAACCGCTCGGTTGGCTTTTTTACCGTGATTGCCGGCTCCTGTGTGCTCGGTTCACAGTTCAATATTGTTGCAAACGACATCCGGATTGCGACCTATCTATGGTGCTTCGCGCTTGTACTCTTTCCTTTGATTTTTTACGGAATATTTACCTGCCTGACCATTTCAACGGCCAAGCCCGGCCTGGAAGAAGGCATCAACGGCGGCTGGCTGGTTGCAGTGGTTGCCTGCCAGGGCCTGTCGTTGCTGGGTAGCCAGATAGCGAGCCAGTTCGCCCATCCGGACATCGTCATTTTCATCGCAACCACCACCTGGATGGCCGGCGGAATTTTGTATGTCTCATTGATCTCACTGATTTTTTATCGAAGTGTCTTCCTGCCGATGACCCCGCAGGAGTACACCTCACCCTACTGGATCAACATGGGTGCGGTAGCCATTTCCACCCTGGCCGGCACACAACTTGTCCTGCACGGCTCTCACGTCGAGTTCGTGGCTGACCTGCTGCCTTTCATCAAAGGATTAACGCTGTTGTTCTGGGCAACCGCATTCGCCTGGCTGCCACAACTGATAGCGCTTAACTGCTGGCGCTTCCTGTATAAAAAGCACCCTTTCCGATACAGCCCGATGGATTGGGGGATGGTCTTCCCGCTAGGCATGTTTACGGTATGCACCATCATGCTGGCCAAGGTTCTGGATTTAAGCTGGCTGCTGCGAATCCCTGAATACTTTATCTATATCGCCATATTGGCCTGGTGCTTCACCCTCTTCCGGTTCATTCATTCTTCAATGGTCACCCGTAAGCAAGTGCCCGCTGAGGATGGCAAATAA